The Polyangium mundeleinium genome contains the following window.
CCTGGAGATCAAATTCACCCTGCCCGACATCGCGGCCTTCGCCTCCGCCGGCCTCGACATCAACGTGGGCCCGGTGTTCCTGAGCGGCTACGTCGAGGCGTCCGCGTTCGCCGGCGAGCAGGCCCAGCTCGCGGGCGGCGGCGCGCGCATCGGTGGTCAGTTCGACGGCCCCAAACGTTCGCCCGCGAAGACCCCGGAGACCGAGGACGAACGTTACCCTCTCGCGCACCGCCCCCGCCCCCAGCGGTGGAAGGTGGGCCCCTTCGTCGAATACCGAAGGACGCTCGCGGGCGACGGGTCCACGTTCACCTACGGCGTCGATGTTTCGTACGAAGTGGTCCCGCATTTCCGGCTGGGCGGGTCTGTGGTGTTGCCGTTCGTCGCCCGGCCGGGCCACACGTGTTACACGACCGGCGACGACAGCTCGGAGGATTGCACGTACAACTCCTTCGGCTTGATCCATTTCGCCGAGGTCCACGGGTCGACGGACGCCCTCCTCGATCCCTGGCTCCGCGCAGGAATGGGGACGATGCTTCACACCTCGTACAACGGCTTCGTCAAGCTCCACGCGACCGAGCCGGATTTGCAATTCTTCGCTTCGTCCGGCCTCGACCTGAACCTGGGAACGGCCTACGTCGGGGCCCATGCGACGATCGCGGCCTTCGTGGGGCACCACGGGCACGTCGCGGGCGGCGGCGCGCACCTGGGCGGTCGATTCTGAGGAAACGGGCCGCGTGGCCTACCGCATGAGGCGCTCGAACACCGCGGCGAACCTGTCGGCCGCCGTCTCCGAGGAGAACTCGCTCGGCGCCGGGACGGGGGAGGGCAGGGCGCGTGTCGCGCGGAATCGCTCGAAATGCGCCGAGAGGGACGCGACGAGCGCGTCGATGTCGCCGGGGCGGATGCGCTTGTTGTCGGGCCGGTGCGCGAGCAATTCGTCGACCTCGGGGTTTTCCGTGATGGAGACGATCGGCATGCCCGAGGCGATGTAATCGTACGTCTTCGCCGCGATCCGCAACATGACGCGCGGATCCACCATGGAAAGCAGCACGTGGGCGCAGCGGAGCTCGCCGAGCAGGGCGCGCTGCGGGATGGGCGGGGCGAATTCGACGAAGTCCGAGAGCCCCATGCGAGCCACCTCGGCGTGCTCGTACGCCGTGGCGCGGCCGATCTGCCGCAGGACGAGATCCGCGGGCGTGAGCTTTTCCCGGTCGATGATGCGGCGGAGCGCCTGGCCGATGTCGTCGACGCGTGTCTCGGCGCGCAAGGTGCCGGTGTGCAGGATCGTGAACCGCGAGGGCGGCTCGGGCGACGCGGGGGCGGGGTCGTAGAGCGACGCGTCGAAATGGTTCCGGACGAATGACGATTTGCCGACGAGGAACGGATAACGCTCCTGGTATGCGGCGAGGGCGCGGCGCGTGTTCAGGACGACGTGGTCGGCGCGCGCGA
Protein-coding sequences here:
- a CDS encoding glycosyltransferase; its protein translation is MRSFLLLAPYFAPQAAVGAYRWVKLARTLVRRGFRPVVVTGTFPDAARDPDLLAAVPPEVSVHDVYLDPRLLQATDALRALSARLPRPKKSPGPLRPIEGLRPFQSVTDHWTIHALHGAREAKRIARQEGVSAVVVTAGPFSAVPSGVSVARALGLPLVLDFRDPWGLHESGAAPPQGAAEWGRHQLVAALERRILARADHVVLNTRRALAAYQERYPFLVGKSSFVRNHFDASLYDPAPASPEPPSRFTILHTGTLRAETRVDDIGQALRRIIDREKLTPADLVLRQIGRATAYEHAEVARMGLSDFVEFAPPIPQRALLGELRCAHVLLSMVDPRVMLRIAAKTYDYIASGMPIVSITENPEVDELLAHRPDNKRIRPGDIDALVASLSAHFERFRATRALPSPVPAPSEFSSETAADRFAAVFERLMR